A single Pseudobacteroides sp. DNA region contains:
- a CDS encoding radical SAM protein, translating to MYMRERKRVACVVPPFYRLIESKNNRITPAMHYMAEVLYRRGHEVIFINGDYADDSHDYAERLSMTLNSWLFDERYKNGHQSFEEVIKILEDFRPDVVFLGASDVLMPTVEIGSTQSCSYLAKRIKEDLGSQITCVGYGHLLKYAKERDLKDLDVVITGEGEEFAAEIVEGDLKGKVPISWCKDMDALPILTGEYLYHPAKAEDWDYIMSMRGCPGRCTFCQQPTLRGYNVSTMLPERFIRELRYRIEKIGVKGFYFTDMIFSPGLGPRTTEMFNRLIALKEDYPEFNWWAEARVDTATNREIVEKMKHSGCRHLKFGVEMGNQDMLNVVKKGTSLKEVQAAFALASEYRIEKTAYVLLGCPGFTDEDYRNMWYFFKELKAENYVININVPYLGTEIYEQVKGKLHEYGLFKDGEESLVHTSLIMKDFWGISDETINMYFSLQGKKDDSAVRKYRRKIVDKKRYNESREIVYTLE from the coding sequence ATGTATATGAGGGAAAGAAAACGAGTTGCATGTGTGGTACCCCCTTTTTATAGATTAATTGAATCAAAAAATAATAGGATTACCCCAGCAATGCACTATATGGCAGAAGTACTATATCGAAGGGGTCATGAAGTTATATTTATTAATGGTGATTATGCCGATGATTCCCATGATTATGCAGAACGACTGAGCATGACATTAAATAGCTGGTTATTTGATGAAAGATACAAGAATGGCCATCAATCTTTTGAAGAAGTGATAAAAATATTGGAGGACTTTAGGCCAGATGTTGTTTTTCTAGGTGCGAGTGATGTTTTGATGCCTACAGTAGAAATTGGAAGCACACAATCCTGCTCTTATCTTGCGAAGAGGATTAAGGAAGACCTTGGAAGTCAAATTACCTGTGTAGGCTATGGGCACTTACTCAAATATGCTAAGGAACGCGATTTGAAAGACTTGGATGTTGTGATTACAGGAGAAGGAGAAGAGTTTGCAGCAGAAATAGTAGAAGGAGACTTAAAAGGAAAAGTTCCTATCAGTTGGTGTAAGGATATGGACGCACTTCCAATACTAACCGGGGAATACCTGTACCATCCAGCAAAAGCCGAAGACTGGGATTATATCATGTCTATGAGGGGATGTCCCGGAAGGTGCACTTTTTGCCAGCAGCCCACACTTAGAGGCTATAATGTATCCACCATGTTGCCGGAGCGCTTTATACGTGAGTTACGATATAGAATAGAAAAAATAGGGGTTAAAGGATTTTATTTTACCGATATGATTTTTTCTCCGGGTTTGGGGCCGCGTACAACAGAGATGTTTAACCGTTTAATAGCACTAAAGGAAGATTACCCTGAGTTTAATTGGTGGGCTGAAGCTAGAGTTGATACGGCAACAAATAGAGAAATTGTTGAGAAAATGAAACATTCAGGCTGCAGGCATTTGAAGTTTGGGGTTGAAATGGGTAACCAAGACATGTTAAATGTGGTTAAAAAGGGAACAAGCTTAAAGGAAGTTCAGGCAGCTTTTGCATTAGCATCAGAGTACCGGATTGAAAAGACAGCCTATGTACTTTTAGGGTGTCCCGGGTTCACGGATGAAGACTATAGAAACATGTGGTATTTCTTTAAGGAATTAAAGGCAGAGAATTATGTAATCAATATCAATGTTCCATATTTGGGAACGGAGATATATGAGCAAGTGAAAGGAAAACTGCATGAGTATGGATTATTTAAGGATGGAGAAGAAAGCCTTGTGCACACTTCTTTAATTATGAAGGATTTCTGGGGTATATCGGATGAAACAATCAATATGTATTTTTCTCTCCAAGGGAAAAAGGATGATTCCGCAGTCCGTAAATATAGAAGAAAAATAGTTGATAAGAAACGTTACAATGAAAGTAGAGAGATTGTCTATACTTTAGAATGA
- a CDS encoding nucleotide disphospho-sugar-binding domain-containing protein, translated as MPTNTRVMMLPSPPSSGSIGSVTKSIGIARMLIKRGCEVCFVMGDKLGEFISRSGFKVYLYPTPVPNGSISVINSTVDFVEWTGMADEDFVQASIIAELEAIRDFKPDVIFAEARPSAAISAQIAGIPSVMIASWPCNPEHPANKSQTGRLVKVFNKYLKQYKLLEIENVIELFYMRSNIKLAPTLPELEPEMQGIEGINFVGYILDLDFNESQLPSWYRNWVEFPQVFIYLSVGALSPELYVDTITETFKDLPFRVICGCGFHYNLKSLPESLPNIKFERYVPTAAIMKDTKLAIFHGGQDTMLTTLLYGLPSITIPGQHFERDYNSIKLADTGASKKLPIQAFRPNRLRSVVEEVINGPYAMKSKQLSERLKCFGGTEQCTNILVNAVQNC; from the coding sequence ATGCCTACAAATACAAGAGTTATGATGTTACCAAGTCCCCCAAGTTCGGGTTCTATAGGTTCAGTTACAAAATCCATAGGTATTGCACGTATGCTCATTAAGCGAGGGTGTGAAGTCTGCTTTGTAATGGGGGATAAGCTGGGCGAATTCATATCACGAAGTGGCTTTAAGGTATATCTGTATCCGACACCTGTACCGAATGGTAGTATTTCAGTTATCAACAGTACAGTTGATTTTGTTGAGTGGACGGGGATGGCAGATGAAGACTTTGTTCAAGCATCCATTATTGCAGAATTGGAAGCTATACGTGATTTCAAGCCGGATGTGATTTTTGCTGAGGCCAGGCCAAGTGCAGCAATTTCAGCTCAAATTGCAGGTATTCCATCGGTTATGATAGCAAGCTGGCCATGTAATCCAGAGCACCCTGCCAATAAAAGCCAGACAGGCCGGCTTGTCAAAGTCTTTAATAAGTATCTTAAACAGTATAAGCTGCTTGAGATTGAAAATGTAATCGAGCTATTTTACATGCGATCCAATATAAAATTGGCCCCCACTTTGCCTGAACTGGAGCCAGAGATGCAAGGCATCGAGGGAATTAATTTTGTTGGGTATATCCTCGATTTGGATTTTAATGAATCTCAATTACCTAGCTGGTATAGAAACTGGGTGGAATTTCCCCAAGTATTCATATATTTAAGTGTGGGAGCATTGTCTCCCGAACTTTATGTAGATACAATCACTGAAACATTTAAGGATTTACCTTTCAGAGTGATTTGCGGTTGTGGCTTCCATTACAATCTAAAATCTTTGCCGGAGAGTTTGCCAAATATTAAATTTGAACGATATGTACCGACAGCGGCGATTATGAAAGATACAAAGCTAGCTATTTTTCATGGGGGGCAAGACACCATGCTTACTACATTGTTATATGGATTGCCGAGTATTACAATTCCTGGACAGCATTTTGAAAGAGATTACAACTCAATAAAACTTGCAGATACAGGAGCATCAAAGAAATTACCGATCCAGGCCTTTCGCCCAAATCGGCTTAGAAGTGTAGTTGAAGAGGTTATCAATGGACCCTATGCAATGAAAAGCAAACAGCTTTCAGAAAGGCTTAAATGCTTTGGAGGAACGGAGCAGTGCACAAATATCCTGGTAAATGCTGTGCAAAATTGTTAA